The following are from one region of the Anaeropeptidivorans aminofermentans genome:
- a CDS encoding nitroreductase family protein produces the protein MRSAIENRVSRRKFEKEPIADWEKENIISLINRLNDTSGLTMAFIEDGSGAFQKLRKSYGLFTNVRSLILMKGKKDDKDLKEKIGYYGEDLVLAITDLGLGTCWVGGTFDKDELTIDSSEELACVVVVGKVAAPSLTEKMVRSAIHRKIKGMEERIISDQPLPQWVQNGMKAVLFAPSAKNTQKVMFKYENNILSAQIADDYSMDLIDLGIAKKHFEIEAKGKFEFGNGGIFHLK, from the coding sequence ATGCGCAGTGCAATAGAAAATAGAGTTTCACGGAGAAAGTTTGAAAAGGAACCGATTGCAGATTGGGAAAAAGAAAATATTATTTCGCTTATTAACCGATTAAATGATACATCTGGTTTAACAATGGCATTCATAGAGGACGGAAGCGGTGCCTTTCAGAAATTAAGAAAAAGCTATGGGTTATTTACCAATGTACGTTCTCTTATATTGATGAAAGGCAAGAAAGACGATAAAGATTTGAAAGAAAAGATTGGATATTACGGAGAAGATTTAGTTCTTGCTATAACTGATTTAGGTCTTGGAACATGTTGGGTTGGAGGCACCTTTGACAAGGATGAATTAACTATTGATAGCAGCGAGGAATTGGCTTGTGTTGTAGTCGTAGGTAAAGTGGCGGCTCCTTCCCTAACAGAAAAAATGGTACGCTCAGCTATACATAGAAAAATAAAGGGTATGGAAGAACGAATCATAAGCGATCAGCCTTTGCCTCAATGGGTGCAAAACGGAATGAAAGCTGTACTGTTTGCTCCAAGTGCTAAAAACACACAAAAAGTAATGTTTAAGTATGAGAACAATATCTTAAGCGCTCAAATCGCGGATGACTACTCAATGGATCTGATTGATTTAGGTATTGCAAAGAAGCATTTCGAGATAGAAGCAAAAGGAAAGTTTGAATTTGGAAATGGCGGTATTTTTCATTTAAAATAA